The nucleotide window CCCGCTTGCAACGTGTTCATCAGCGGAATCGTGCCGCCCTGCCCGATGAAAGCCACGTCCTCACCGTAGTGGCGTTGCGACGCGGTGTTCAGCGCAGATGACAACCACGGCGCCACTTCCGGCGCATCCCAGCCGGACGCCGCACCGGCATCCGACTTGAACGTCACCTTCGCGTTGTACGGCGGGTCGAATTCGAGCAACGCCTTGAGTTCGGCCACCGCCTGCGCGGCATCGATCAGCGGCGGCAGGCGCAGCGACAGCTTGAATGCCGTGCGCGGACGCAGCACGTTGCCTGCATCGGCCAGTGCCGGCAGACCCGCTGCCCCGGTCACCGACAACGACGGGCGCCACGTCGAGTTCAACAGCGCTTCCTTCGGATCGGTGGTGGTCGGCAGCACCGACAGACCATCCTGACCGCAGGCCCACGGCATCTTCTTCCAGACGTCGTCGCCGAGAATCGCCGCGGTCGCTTCGGCCTCTTTCAGGCGTTGCAGCGGGATCGGGCTGTGAAATCCCTTGGGCAACACGTTGCCGGTACCCGCGTCTTCGAGCCGCTCGAAAAGCTGACGCATGATGCGAAAGCTCGACGGCGCGATACCGCCATAGCCGCCCGAGTGAATGCCCTCGTCGAGCACCTGCACTTCCAGACTGCCCGAGATCAGGCCGCGCAGCGACGTGGTCAGCCACAACTGGTCGTAGTTACCGGCACCGGAATCCAGACAGACCACCAGACTCACCTTGCCCAGCCGATCGCGCAACGCATCGACATATGGCAGCAAGTCGTAGCTGCCCGACTCTTCGCACGTCTCGATCAAGCCGACGCAGCGCGGGCGTTCCACACCTTGCGCATCGAGCGCGGCGAGCGCCGTCACGCTGGCGTAGATGGCATAACCATCATCCGCACCGCCACGGCCATAGAGCTTGCCGTCTTCGAACTTGGGCGTCCACGGGCCAAGGTCTTTGCGCCAGCCATCGAATTCCGGCTGCTTGTCCAGGTGACCATAGAGCACGATGGTTTCATCGCTGCCCGAGCGCGTGGCCGGTGCTTCGAAGAAGATCACCGGCGTGCGGCCTTCGAGACGAATCACTTCGAGCTTGAGTCCCTTCACGGGCTGACGTTCGGCCCATTGGGCAGCGTCGCGCACGACGCGGTCGATATAGCCGTTGCGTGCCCAGTCGGCATCGAAGCCCGGGCTCTTGGCAGGGACGGCGATGTAGTCGGTGAGAGCGTGCAGGATTTCGTCGTTCCACTTGCGTTCGACGAATTCACGCAAAGCGGCCGTGTCGAGCAACGGCTGGGTCGAGGTGACGGAGTCGTTCATGGGGGGTCCTCGGAGGGTGTCCTTGGCGGATCGAGTGTCTCGGGTGCGCAAGTGCGCCAGTGCTGTCAGCGTCGCTCGCGAGCGAGCGGCATGGCGTCATGATAGCCATTCCAGACAAATGTGGCGACCGGTCGGCCGGTCAGGCGCGTGGGGCGATACCGTCAAGTCATATCGCCGTCAACCGGCCCGGAGGCGGTCAGTTGCCGGTCCCCGGCGGGCCAAAGTGGAAGATGATCTCCCCGGCAGCACCGCTGGCCTTCACGCAGGTGGCAAGTTGGCTGCCCTGCCCCGCGACGTCGAGCGAGTGCTCGGTGTCGGCACTGTTGCACCGCCAGCTAAAGGTAATGGGCCGCTGGCAGCCGTTTTTCACCTCGTAGCGGTAATTGGTCACGTCGGCGGGCAGCGCGCGAATATTGCCACAGGCTTGCCCGGCGGCGTCGAGCGGTTCGGCGGCCATTGGCATGACGGGCGGCGGCGGGGCTGGCTGGAGTGGCTGAAGTTGCTGCGCATACGCCGACGCGCCCGCCATGGCGGCGAGCAGCGCCAGCATCCCCGTAGTCCGAATGTGGTGAAAACGGCCGGCCGGCATCAGATCCAGCGCCACGCGATGGCAACAGCGCCCACCGCGACAGCGACCGAAATGGCAATGCCGAACCACGCCAACTGCGCACGCCGTGCCCGGCGGCGGCTCGATTCCGAAGTGTCGTAAAAACGACCCAATCCGCCCGAATACAACTTTTCCCAGCGAATTTCCATGGCGCACCTCACAAATCAAACGAACCGGCCCGCAATGCTTTTCTTTTCTTCTTTATCGAAAATTTAGAGACGCAAGGCAATTCGGACAAATCCTCAGAACCAACTACCTTGAATTCCTACATCCCGATGTCGCTTCAAGATGTCACTATTCCGGGGGAATTGCAATAGCGTCAACTTACAGGATGCCGCGCCAAAACGACGTCAGCCGACGTTTATCACGATGAGTGAAAACGTGCTTCACGCGGGATTGCGATTGTTTCCAATGGATTTTTTACGGTTTTGGGGCGCGAGTGCTATTCAACCCCTTCGACACTTCAAACATCTGTAACAAAACGTTTCAAAACGG belongs to Pandoraea norimbergensis and includes:
- a CDS encoding M20 family metallopeptidase, which gives rise to MNDSVTSTQPLLDTAALREFVERKWNDEILHALTDYIAVPAKSPGFDADWARNGYIDRVVRDAAQWAERQPVKGLKLEVIRLEGRTPVIFFEAPATRSGSDETIVLYGHLDKQPEFDGWRKDLGPWTPKFEDGKLYGRGGADDGYAIYASVTALAALDAQGVERPRCVGLIETCEESGSYDLLPYVDALRDRLGKVSLVVCLDSGAGNYDQLWLTTSLRGLISGSLEVQVLDEGIHSGGYGGIAPSSFRIMRQLFERLEDAGTGNVLPKGFHSPIPLQRLKEAEATAAILGDDVWKKMPWACGQDGLSVLPTTTDPKEALLNSTWRPSLSVTGAAGLPALADAGNVLRPRTAFKLSLRLPPLIDAAQAVAELKALLEFDPPYNAKVTFKSDAGAASGWDAPEVAPWLSSALNTASQRHYGEDVAFIGQGGTIPLMNTLQAGFPSAQFMVCGVLGPKSNAHGPNEFLHVPYAKKLTAAVAEVIALAP